A part of Blastopirellula marina genomic DNA contains:
- the dxs gene encoding 1-deoxy-D-xylulose-5-phosphate synthase, with translation MAELLPSIKSPEDLQNLNTAQLNQLAGEIREVLCNLVATRTAHFASNLGVVELCIALHRTFDFKQDRLIWDTGHQVYPHKLVTGRYDQFNTMRTKGGLMGYPNPNESDYDLFMTGHAGASVSTVMGLASGDYLAGHGDRHAVAVIGDGAFPCGMVFEALNNAKTLKGNLLIILNDNKMSICPRVGGVADYFDRLRMNSFYTGFKHEIVKALNMVPVFGDPTERFLAQLKEGVKAGLHGGMLFEELGVNYIGPIDGHNIPLLRKYMEMVKTQKGPTLLHVVTEKGHGYDPAAEDPVYYHTPPAICKPGEAKPEEKREGSKAYTNYARDAIADVMRRNDKVTVLTAAMCQGTKMEPLRDEFGDRFFDTGICESHTVAFAAGQAKAGLRPIVNIYSTFLQRSFDQVFQEVALQDLPVVFTMDRAGITAADGPTHHGMYDVGYMRMFPNMIVMAPGDADELTEMLQFAVDADHPTAIRYPKTNAENIKRDRTPLELGKAEVLKRGQDGAVICYGAQLADAKKAVEMLAKDGLDVTLVNARFVKPFDAETILPILRESPFVITVEEGALLTGFGSALLEQAADAGVDASHVKRLGIPDVFVQHGDRAEILAELQLDSLGIATVCRQLAGAERKVSSSH, from the coding sequence ATGGCGGAACTACTCCCCTCGATTAAATCGCCGGAAGACTTGCAGAATCTCAACACCGCCCAACTGAATCAGTTGGCTGGCGAGATTCGCGAGGTGTTATGCAACTTGGTGGCGACTCGGACTGCGCACTTTGCATCCAATTTGGGTGTTGTCGAGTTGTGTATTGCGCTGCACCGAACGTTTGACTTCAAACAGGATCGTTTGATCTGGGATACAGGGCACCAGGTCTATCCGCACAAACTGGTAACGGGTCGTTACGATCAGTTCAACACGATGCGGACCAAGGGCGGCCTGATGGGCTACCCGAACCCCAATGAGAGCGATTACGACCTCTTCATGACGGGTCACGCAGGTGCCAGTGTTTCGACCGTTATGGGGTTGGCCAGCGGCGACTACCTGGCCGGTCATGGCGATCGTCACGCGGTCGCGGTGATTGGCGATGGCGCGTTCCCTTGCGGGATGGTTTTCGAGGCGCTAAACAATGCCAAGACGCTTAAGGGCAACCTGCTCATCATCTTGAACGACAACAAGATGTCAATCTGCCCACGAGTCGGTGGTGTCGCTGATTATTTCGATCGGTTGCGGATGAATTCCTTCTACACCGGATTCAAGCACGAGATCGTCAAGGCGTTGAACATGGTCCCGGTCTTCGGCGACCCGACCGAACGCTTCCTAGCGCAACTCAAAGAAGGCGTCAAAGCGGGGCTTCACGGCGGAATGCTGTTCGAAGAACTGGGTGTCAACTACATCGGACCAATCGATGGCCACAACATTCCGCTGTTGCGGAAGTACATGGAAATGGTCAAGACGCAGAAGGGACCAACCCTGCTACATGTGGTGACCGAAAAAGGACACGGCTACGATCCAGCCGCGGAAGATCCGGTCTACTATCACACGCCACCTGCGATCTGTAAGCCAGGCGAAGCGAAACCGGAAGAAAAGCGAGAAGGCTCGAAGGCCTATACCAATTACGCCCGCGATGCGATCGCTGACGTGATGCGGCGTAACGACAAAGTCACCGTGCTGACGGCAGCGATGTGCCAAGGGACGAAGATGGAGCCGCTCCGTGATGAGTTTGGCGACCGCTTCTTCGATACCGGTATCTGCGAATCGCATACGGTCGCGTTTGCCGCTGGTCAGGCGAAAGCTGGGCTTCGTCCGATCGTCAACATCTACAGCACATTCCTGCAGCGGAGCTTCGATCAGGTCTTCCAGGAAGTCGCTCTGCAAGACTTGCCAGTCGTCTTCACCATGGACCGCGCTGGGATCACGGCTGCCGATGGTCCGACACATCATGGTATGTACGACGTCGGTTACATGCGGATGTTCCCGAACATGATTGTCATGGCCCCGGGCGATGCCGACGAACTAACGGAGATGCTCCAGTTTGCCGTCGACGCGGACCATCCGACCGCGATTCGTTATCCGAAGACCAACGCCGAGAACATCAAGCGAGATCGTACCCCACTGGAGCTTGGCAAAGCTGAAGTTCTGAAACGTGGCCAAGATGGTGCAGTGATTTGCTACGGTGCTCAACTTGCCGATGCGAAGAAGGCTGTAGAAATGCTGGCCAAAGATGGGCTCGACGTCACGTTGGTCAATGCTCGCTTCGTAAAGCCATTCGACGCCGAAACGATCCTCCCGATTCTGCGTGAGTCGCCATTTGTGATCACGGTCGAAGAAGGAGCCCTACTGACCGGGTTCGGCAGTGCCCTTCTGGAACAAGCCGCCGATGCGGGGGTCGACGCAAGTCACGTAAAGCGACTTGGAATTCCCGACGTCTTCGTGCAACATGGAGATAGAGCCGAAATCTTGGCCGAGTTGCAACTCGATTCGCTCGGCATTGCCACCGTTTGCCGACAATTGGCAGGCGCGGAGCGAAAGGTTTCGTCCTCTCATTAA
- a CDS encoding polyprenyl synthetase family protein, translating to MAEVSTDTFLEIAERLRPEVDAALARLTEFDDDCPTRLRDAIRYSLLAPGKRLRPVLALLAAEACGSDRSNAIAPACAVEMIHAYSLIHDDLPAMDDDDLRRGRPTCHRQFDEATAILAGDALLTRAFEVLATEIPDANQSRRCLRELTHAAGASQLVGGQVDDLQFESLPGTADDLAKIHRRKTGAMITVSLRLGGIVADADESLLDALTQYGDAVGLAFQITDDLLDVQGDEKSMGKRVGKDAGKGKMTFPGIWGIEESRRKAEQLIHQASDAATTLPCGGHALISLAHYVLERNH from the coding sequence ATGGCCGAAGTGTCAACGGACACGTTTCTCGAAATTGCCGAACGTCTTCGACCTGAGGTTGATGCCGCACTCGCTCGACTCACTGAATTCGACGACGACTGTCCGACCCGTTTGCGCGACGCAATTCGTTACAGTTTGCTCGCTCCGGGCAAGCGGCTTCGCCCTGTTCTGGCGTTGCTGGCCGCCGAGGCGTGCGGTTCCGATAGAAGCAATGCGATTGCTCCGGCCTGTGCCGTCGAGATGATCCATGCCTATTCATTGATTCACGATGACTTACCGGCGATGGACGACGACGACTTACGTCGCGGGCGACCGACTTGCCATCGCCAGTTTGATGAAGCGACTGCCATCTTGGCGGGAGACGCACTGTTAACGCGAGCTTTCGAGGTTTTAGCGACAGAAATCCCGGACGCCAACCAATCTCGACGTTGTTTACGCGAATTAACCCACGCGGCCGGTGCGAGCCAACTGGTCGGTGGTCAGGTCGATGATTTGCAGTTCGAGTCACTACCGGGAACGGCAGACGACCTGGCGAAGATTCACCGCCGCAAGACCGGAGCCATGATTACTGTCTCGCTTCGCTTAGGCGGAATTGTGGCCGATGCGGACGAATCCTTGCTTGATGCTCTCACACAATACGGAGACGCGGTTGGCTTAGCTTTCCAGATCACAGACGACTTGCTCGACGTCCAAGGGGACGAGAAATCGATGGGCAAGCGTGTAGGCAAAGATGCTGGGAAGGGAAAGATGACCTTTCCTGGGATTTGGGGTATTGAAGAGAGCCGACGCAAGGCGGAACAATTGATACATCAGGCGAGTGACGCCGCAACCACCCTTCCCTGCGGGGGGCACGCACTCATTTCCCTGGCTCACTACGTCCTGGAAAGGAACCATTAA
- a CDS encoding class I SAM-dependent methyltransferase, whose amino-acid sequence MLEPEPPPRLSQHDNMESSDQSTSLNVSIWLTSKEAADWFAWLSESDPNAISTLKKLRDSLTAEQTQALLRQIELRRRGIKKFSRAEQMFFTRIGYEQSTDEAIAAYKAEKFPSSQPLADLCCGIGGDLIALAQRGPTTAVDASEEHLCFAAANVSTYGAKLADTQCCLAEEVSLEAFAAWHIDPDRRSDNRRTIQLDNFSPSLAQLETMLRRNRNAALKLAPASSLPSEWEAEGECEWITHHRECKQLVVWLGELAIQPGARRATRLDNNGQAASYVGVPRPPSPATEIAASLFDPDPSLVAAGMVDTLAAELGLARVSAQSHYLTGPSNVDHPLLSKFEVLNIEKIDTKRLKKAVRKADWGTLELKQRGLELKLEALLVQLKSRRPNTGTIIFTPTVDGNRALFCRRTG is encoded by the coding sequence ATGCTAGAACCCGAGCCGCCGCCACGTCTTTCCCAGCACGACAACATGGAATCTTCCGACCAATCGACATCCCTTAACGTCTCCATCTGGCTTACATCGAAGGAAGCGGCCGATTGGTTTGCCTGGTTAAGCGAGAGCGATCCCAATGCCATCTCGACGCTGAAGAAACTGCGTGATTCATTGACGGCCGAGCAAACTCAGGCCCTGCTTCGCCAAATCGAGCTCCGTCGGCGAGGTATTAAAAAGTTCTCGCGTGCCGAGCAGATGTTCTTCACGCGTATCGGTTACGAACAGTCGACCGACGAAGCGATCGCGGCATACAAAGCCGAAAAGTTTCCCTCAAGCCAACCGCTGGCTGATCTCTGCTGCGGAATCGGCGGAGACTTGATTGCATTGGCTCAGCGCGGGCCAACCACAGCGGTTGATGCTTCGGAGGAACATCTTTGTTTCGCTGCCGCCAACGTTTCTACCTATGGCGCAAAGCTTGCCGACACACAGTGCTGCCTGGCCGAAGAAGTCTCGCTGGAAGCATTCGCCGCATGGCATATCGATCCCGATCGCCGCAGCGACAACCGCCGCACAATTCAGCTGGATAACTTTAGTCCGTCCCTCGCGCAGTTGGAAACAATGCTGCGGCGCAACCGCAACGCCGCTTTAAAGCTGGCCCCGGCAAGTTCGCTTCCTTCAGAGTGGGAAGCGGAAGGGGAGTGCGAATGGATCACGCACCATCGTGAGTGCAAACAATTGGTAGTCTGGTTGGGTGAGCTTGCGATTCAACCTGGCGCTCGCCGAGCAACCCGTCTCGATAATAACGGTCAGGCAGCATCCTACGTTGGCGTGCCTCGTCCACCGAGTCCGGCTACGGAAATTGCGGCGAGCCTGTTTGACCCAGATCCTTCCTTGGTTGCCGCGGGCATGGTCGATACCTTGGCAGCTGAATTGGGGCTGGCGCGAGTTTCCGCACAATCGCACTACCTGACGGGCCCCTCAAACGTTGACCACCCGTTGCTATCGAAATTTGAGGTCTTGAACATCGAGAAGATCGACACGAAACGTTTAAAGAAAGCCGTTCGCAAAGCAGATTGGGGAACGCTGGAACTCAAACAAAGAGGCCTCGAGTTGAAGCTCGAGGCCTTACTGGTTCAATTGAAATCTCGCAGACCGAACACGGGTACAATCATCTTCACTCCGACCGTCGATGGCAATCGAGCCCTCTTTTGTCGACGTACCGGATAA
- a CDS encoding NAD(+)/NADH kinase gives MTLTPPRPKTPDWVGKEKPRVMLLGAGNRPHVQEETERLLHVLPQFAEVVLTDLNWESDLSQVEADFAIVLGGDGSILGAARSMGYNQTPIIGVNMGNLGFLTTFTPEVFVDQLASLVAGECQILEHMMLRCQVLQNDEVIAERIGLNEMAILGGPPFQIRTIDLYVDGLLATSYSCDGLIISTPVGSTAHNLSAGGPILRADLRAFVVSPINPHTLTMRPVVDTGDRCFEMHLRGADRKMSVVVDGRVLSPITSDHRVRVDQAEPRFKLVATHDHNYYRTLREKLGWGGQIDHGR, from the coding sequence ATGACTTTGACTCCTCCGCGTCCAAAAACACCTGACTGGGTTGGCAAGGAAAAGCCACGCGTCATGCTGCTGGGAGCCGGCAATCGGCCTCACGTGCAGGAGGAGACCGAGCGACTGCTGCATGTGTTGCCGCAGTTCGCCGAAGTGGTTCTAACCGACTTGAACTGGGAGTCGGATCTTTCTCAGGTCGAAGCGGACTTCGCAATTGTTTTAGGTGGCGACGGCTCGATCCTCGGCGCCGCACGCAGCATGGGATACAACCAAACGCCAATTATTGGCGTGAATATGGGTAATCTCGGGTTTCTGACGACGTTTACCCCAGAGGTTTTCGTCGATCAATTGGCCTCATTGGTCGCTGGAGAATGTCAGATTCTCGAGCATATGATGCTCCGCTGCCAGGTTCTGCAGAACGACGAAGTCATTGCCGAGCGGATCGGATTGAACGAAATGGCGATTCTCGGCGGTCCGCCGTTCCAAATCCGCACGATTGACCTTTACGTGGATGGACTGTTAGCGACATCATATAGCTGCGATGGCTTGATCATCAGCACACCGGTCGGTTCGACGGCCCATAATTTGTCTGCTGGTGGCCCCATATTGCGGGCCGATCTGCGGGCGTTCGTGGTCAGTCCGATCAATCCGCACACCCTGACGATGCGGCCTGTGGTCGATACGGGAGATCGATGCTTCGAGATGCATCTGCGAGGTGCTGATCGAAAAATGTCGGTCGTTGTCGACGGTCGCGTCCTCAGTCCGATCACCAGCGACCATCGCGTCCGGGTCGATCAAGCGGAACCCAGGTTCAAGCTCGTCGCGACCCACGATCACAATTACTACCGCACGCTCCGCGAAAAACTAGGCTGGGGCGGTCAAATCGACCATGGGCGGTAG
- a CDS encoding DUF6690 family protein, with amino-acid sequence MFRRTVMFWTAAAASFGVPYGYYNPDVRESVSTYWNKAQSYLPTGSASQGDAPDASIEAGQGLIAAQTSSGMPSINGSALGGSNSQPLAAPIFQEFDHFINFNATPRWIMETWPHVSTTLSDLNLEGMRVPLVSGSRVDDIAGSLTYYFDKDKQLQRITFHGTTGDERRLVSTLTQHYNFESEPTVAGSLYMVKWNGEPVSVFRAEPSPVVNQNLPHTRLKIDLEINRPSRYYSLSPEMAKLVDHDKHAGRWGFQ; translated from the coding sequence GTGTTTCGTCGAACCGTCATGTTTTGGACAGCCGCAGCCGCCAGTTTTGGTGTGCCGTACGGCTATTATAATCCAGACGTGCGCGAGTCGGTGTCGACTTATTGGAACAAAGCCCAGAGCTATCTGCCAACCGGCTCCGCTTCGCAAGGCGATGCACCGGATGCTTCGATTGAAGCTGGCCAAGGGCTAATCGCAGCCCAAACATCTTCCGGCATGCCGTCGATCAACGGAAGTGCGCTTGGTGGATCGAACTCACAGCCACTCGCGGCTCCGATCTTTCAAGAGTTTGACCACTTCATCAATTTCAACGCGACCCCACGCTGGATTATGGAAACGTGGCCGCATGTCAGCACCACGCTTTCCGACCTCAATCTTGAAGGGATGCGGGTTCCGCTGGTGAGTGGATCACGAGTCGATGACATTGCCGGTTCGCTGACCTACTACTTCGACAAAGATAAGCAGCTGCAGCGAATCACATTCCATGGAACCACCGGTGACGAACGTCGCTTGGTTTCTACGCTAACGCAGCATTACAACTTCGAGTCCGAGCCCACCGTGGCTGGCTCGCTGTACATGGTGAAATGGAACGGCGAGCCGGTGAGCGTATTCCGGGCCGAGCCTTCGCCGGTCGTCAATCAGAACTTGCCGCACACACGGTTGAAGATCGATCTCGAGATCAACCGTCCTTCTCGGTACTACTCGCTTAGCCCGGAAATGGCCAAGCTAGTCGATCACGACAAGCACGCTGGTCGCTGGGGCTTCCAGTAA
- a CDS encoding NPCBM/NEW2 domain-containing protein, which yields MWKFAFSLLMLLVVGLPVLADETSIAQALQARVRAFHEGADKEDLKLRVIYFHAADREPLPKYQERINRIVLDIKDFYDTEFARVGLKDAQLPLEMDGEQVKIHVVKGAENHDGYGYDVQYGLKMLREIGQQLRGQVDPEREFLLILCGLCDKQDDGVYKIYSPYYGLGGANQVRGICFAADCEMLDTLNLTKTDEPFRYNEHNRNQRRSLADFNTVFIGGMAHELGHGLSLPHNHELSSERSKGTALMGSGNYTYRAELVGKKGSFMTLASATRMMCHPLLTQSNKQRFDRGHVRVSNVSFSGEGKSLTVRGKVESNIEPFAVIAYSDPDGGSNYDAYQWTREVQPDGTFEITLDEHKPGSSALRLNFCHANGATSEVGYNFTANEQGEPNIQALSDSLITGDIEQKLHDGELAEARALAKKYLAAHPDATIADFLKQCLAYEGTTTPVSLEDVTEDETFLSDIATETEQVEFGRPMRNAVYRSRRSRSGGFFLMPGGQFHGKGLYAHAKSNFTFALDGQWKKLSAVAGLQPGSSDRAGVVFIIKGDGEELFRSKEIQGTDIAQLDLDITGVNKLELITESTGENNRGCWSVWGSPKISR from the coding sequence ATGTGGAAGTTTGCTTTCTCGCTGTTGATGCTTCTTGTCGTTGGCCTCCCGGTGCTGGCCGACGAAACCTCGATTGCCCAAGCTTTGCAAGCCCGTGTGCGGGCCTTTCATGAAGGTGCCGATAAAGAAGACCTCAAGCTTCGCGTGATCTACTTTCATGCCGCCGACCGCGAACCGCTGCCGAAGTACCAAGAGCGGATCAACCGAATCGTGCTTGATATCAAGGACTTCTACGATACGGAGTTCGCCCGTGTCGGCTTGAAAGATGCCCAGTTGCCACTCGAAATGGACGGCGAGCAGGTCAAGATTCATGTCGTCAAAGGAGCCGAGAACCATGATGGCTACGGTTACGACGTTCAGTACGGCTTGAAGATGCTGCGTGAGATTGGCCAGCAACTTCGTGGACAAGTCGATCCAGAACGCGAGTTCCTGTTGATCTTGTGTGGTCTATGCGACAAGCAGGACGACGGGGTGTATAAGATTTACTCGCCGTATTATGGCCTCGGCGGAGCGAATCAGGTTCGCGGCATTTGCTTTGCTGCCGATTGCGAAATGCTCGACACGTTGAACCTCACCAAGACCGACGAGCCGTTTCGCTACAACGAACACAACCGCAATCAACGCCGCTCGCTGGCCGACTTCAACACCGTGTTCATCGGCGGCATGGCCCACGAATTGGGACATGGGCTAAGTCTGCCGCACAACCACGAACTTTCGTCCGAACGTTCGAAAGGCACCGCCTTGATGGGCTCGGGCAACTATACTTACCGCGCCGAGCTTGTTGGCAAGAAAGGCAGCTTCATGACGCTTGCCAGTGCGACACGAATGATGTGTCACCCTCTTCTGACGCAAAGCAACAAACAGCGGTTCGATCGTGGTCACGTTCGTGTTTCCAACGTGTCGTTCAGTGGCGAAGGGAAATCGCTGACCGTTCGCGGCAAAGTGGAATCGAACATCGAACCGTTCGCTGTTATTGCCTACAGCGATCCAGATGGGGGCAGCAACTATGATGCTTACCAGTGGACACGGGAAGTTCAGCCAGATGGCACGTTCGAGATCACACTCGACGAGCACAAGCCAGGTTCAAGTGCTTTGCGATTGAACTTCTGTCACGCTAACGGAGCGACCTCGGAAGTTGGCTACAATTTCACAGCGAACGAACAGGGAGAGCCGAATATCCAAGCTCTCAGTGACTCGCTGATTACCGGTGACATCGAACAGAAGCTGCATGACGGCGAACTGGCCGAAGCGAGAGCATTGGCTAAGAAGTACCTCGCAGCCCATCCCGATGCCACCATCGCGGACTTTCTCAAACAATGCCTGGCCTACGAAGGCACAACCACGCCGGTTTCCTTAGAGGATGTGACGGAAGACGAAACGTTTCTGTCCGATATCGCAACTGAGACCGAACAGGTTGAGTTTGGACGTCCCATGCGGAATGCCGTTTATCGATCGCGTCGCAGTCGCAGCGGTGGCTTCTTCCTGATGCCGGGCGGACAATTCCATGGCAAAGGACTGTACGCCCATGCGAAATCAAACTTCACGTTTGCTTTGGACGGACAATGGAAAAAGCTGTCCGCGGTTGCCGGCCTTCAGCCAGGTTCCTCAGACCGAGCTGGCGTCGTGTTTATCATCAAAGGAGACGGTGAAGAACTGTTTCGCTCGAAGGAAATCCAAGGAACGGACATCGCTCAGCTAGACCTCGACATCACCGGGGTGAACAAGCTGGAGCTGATCACCGAATCGACTGGCGAAAACAATCGCGGTTGCTGGTCGGTTTGGGGTTCGCCCAAGATCAGCCGTTAA
- the xseA gene encoding exodeoxyribonuclease VII large subunit, with protein sequence MDAELEGWPEPGDKPPVLSVSQLTSLIQGTLEMAIPPVWVAGEISNLSQPRSGHVYLTLKDDEAQIRAVIWRNTAAKLPFDLEDGQEVLCHGQLDVYPPRGSYQLVIREIEPRGVGSLQLKLRQLQQKLSAEGLFDADRKRPLPKFPRRIAFVTSPTGAAVRDFLEVMNRRWKNVEVLVIPARVQGEGAAQEIAAGIHRAHLLTERPDVIVVGRGGGSMEDLWCFNEEVVVRAIATSEIPTISAVGHEIDVTLADFAADVRALTPSEAAELVVPSMAEIEERLGTFQQRLATGLRTTYDRAAAKLELLARNRVFTHPFEMVHDHQRTLDDLDAAATRAIRRRLQNAQEALARRSAQLEAMSPLAVLARGYSVTRTTEKEVIREHDQVQPGDEIETILPNGRIRSRVESTEPNES encoded by the coding sequence ATGGATGCCGAACTCGAAGGCTGGCCAGAACCAGGAGACAAACCGCCGGTACTGAGTGTCTCGCAGTTGACGTCACTCATTCAGGGAACGCTTGAGATGGCGATCCCTCCGGTCTGGGTGGCTGGAGAGATCTCGAATCTGTCGCAACCTCGTAGCGGGCACGTCTATCTGACGCTCAAAGATGACGAAGCCCAGATTCGTGCGGTCATCTGGCGGAACACAGCTGCGAAGCTACCTTTCGATCTGGAAGATGGTCAGGAAGTTCTTTGCCACGGGCAACTTGATGTCTACCCACCCCGTGGCAGTTACCAGCTGGTGATCCGGGAAATTGAGCCGCGTGGCGTTGGTTCCCTGCAACTGAAATTGCGGCAGTTACAACAGAAATTATCGGCCGAAGGCCTGTTCGATGCCGATCGCAAACGGCCGCTGCCGAAGTTTCCTCGTCGTATTGCCTTCGTCACGAGTCCCACCGGGGCGGCCGTTCGCGACTTCCTCGAGGTGATGAACCGTCGCTGGAAGAATGTCGAGGTGTTGGTCATTCCGGCACGTGTTCAAGGGGAAGGAGCGGCTCAGGAGATCGCCGCCGGAATTCATCGGGCTCATCTGCTCACGGAGCGTCCCGATGTAATTGTCGTGGGACGTGGTGGTGGAAGCATGGAAGACTTGTGGTGCTTCAATGAAGAAGTCGTGGTGCGGGCAATTGCAACTTCCGAAATCCCGACGATTTCGGCCGTCGGCCACGAAATCGATGTCACGCTGGCCGACTTTGCTGCCGACGTCCGGGCACTAACTCCGAGCGAAGCAGCTGAGTTGGTCGTTCCTTCGATGGCAGAAATTGAAGAACGACTCGGCACCTTTCAGCAGCGTCTGGCCACCGGCTTACGGACGACCTACGATCGTGCCGCGGCCAAGTTGGAACTGCTTGCTCGAAATCGTGTGTTCACCCATCCATTTGAAATGGTGCACGATCACCAGCGGACCCTCGACGACTTAGATGCCGCCGCAACACGGGCCATCCGGCGCCGGCTGCAAAACGCGCAAGAAGCCTTAGCACGGAGATCAGCCCAACTGGAAGCCATGTCACCGTTAGCCGTGCTTGCGCGCGGTTACTCAGTCACGCGCACGACCGAGAAGGAAGTGATTCGTGAGCACGATCAGGTTCAGCCGGGGGATGAAATCGAAACAATTCTCCCGAACGGAAGAATTCGCAGCCGTGTCGAATCGACTGAACCAAACGAGTCGTAG
- the xseB gene encoding exodeoxyribonuclease VII small subunit, translated as MAKKKTPESQPDESAPKFEQGLSELQQIVQQLETGQLGLDEALEKYQRGIEVLKQCHTVLKSTERKIELLSGVDAEGNPVTQPFEDEQMSLDEKAESRAKRRGASKKSGGKSTTDNVDEGRKLF; from the coding sequence TTGGCTAAGAAGAAGACCCCCGAGAGCCAGCCAGACGAATCCGCACCGAAATTCGAGCAAGGCTTGTCCGAACTGCAACAAATTGTTCAACAGCTGGAAACAGGACAGTTAGGCTTGGACGAGGCCCTGGAAAAGTATCAGCGTGGGATCGAAGTCCTCAAGCAGTGCCACACGGTTCTCAAATCGACCGAAAGGAAGATCGAATTGCTCTCAGGCGTCGATGCGGAAGGGAACCCCGTTACCCAGCCGTTTGAGGATGAGCAAATGTCGCTCGACGAAAAGGCTGAGTCACGGGCCAAACGGAGGGGCGCTTCCAAGAAATCTGGAGGGAAATCGACCACGGATAACGTGGACGAAGGTCGCAAGTTGTTCTAA
- a CDS encoding DnaA ATPase domain-containing protein, giving the protein MVTEDIEILPALRLAMIERVGQDRFDLWFGNNNTQLRVSEGCLLIESTSRLNLDFLRKNFHEAVCQALSDVQLSGHQVIYREGQVPAKKAQGPSQQRAEKKMPATAKPVRASQPTTSSSASSPSSLPRRRFASLKEFVVSDCNSMAKTAATMVLQQPGQISPLYIHGPSGSGKTHLLEGIYGLAQQRKELGRVVYLSAEQFTTFFLEALQSSGVASFRRKYRDVGVLIIDDVQFFAGKRATKTELLHTLDAINRRGGQVILAGNQRPTELSALGTELVARFSSGLICKVDPLDDLCKETLVQRLAEKRGVPLNEPITHWLTRQLPGEGRLISGAINRLWAFNAVQGNSLTIPVLENLLADLIPQRSSMMRLDDVEEAVCRVFGVDTKLLRSQSKSRRASNPRMLAMWLARKHTGAALSDICQHFHRKSHSTVISAEKKVNKWLSDESIVQIADRSLKAKEAIELAEAELRTSR; this is encoded by the coding sequence GTGGTCACGGAAGACATCGAAATTCTGCCCGCGTTGCGTCTTGCAATGATCGAAAGGGTAGGACAAGATCGCTTCGATCTTTGGTTCGGAAACAACAACACTCAGCTCCGCGTGAGCGAGGGTTGTTTGCTGATCGAATCGACGAGCCGTCTGAATCTCGATTTCCTCCGTAAGAACTTCCACGAAGCCGTTTGTCAGGCCTTATCCGACGTACAACTTTCTGGTCACCAAGTCATCTACCGCGAAGGTCAAGTCCCCGCCAAGAAGGCGCAAGGCCCAAGCCAACAACGCGCGGAGAAAAAGATGCCAGCCACCGCCAAGCCGGTACGTGCATCTCAACCTACGACTTCGAGTAGCGCGAGCAGCCCCAGCAGCTTGCCGCGCCGCCGGTTTGCCTCACTGAAAGAATTCGTCGTCAGCGATTGTAATTCGATGGCGAAAACGGCAGCGACCATGGTACTGCAGCAGCCGGGGCAGATCTCGCCCCTCTATATCCATGGCCCATCTGGTAGCGGCAAAACTCATTTGCTGGAAGGGATTTATGGTCTCGCCCAGCAGCGTAAGGAACTTGGCCGCGTTGTTTATCTATCGGCTGAACAGTTCACGACGTTTTTCCTTGAAGCACTGCAATCGTCCGGTGTCGCCAGTTTCCGCCGTAAGTATCGTGATGTTGGTGTGCTGATTATCGACGACGTGCAGTTCTTCGCTGGCAAACGAGCGACGAAAACAGAACTGCTCCATACGCTCGATGCGATCAATCGTCGCGGCGGCCAAGTAATTCTCGCTGGCAATCAGCGTCCGACGGAATTGTCGGCACTGGGTACCGAACTGGTAGCACGATTCTCGAGTGGTTTAATCTGTAAGGTCGATCCGCTGGACGACCTTTGCAAAGAAACACTCGTTCAACGCTTGGCCGAGAAACGCGGCGTTCCGCTGAACGAACCGATCACGCATTGGCTGACACGTCAGTTGCCTGGTGAAGGACGGCTTATTTCCGGTGCGATCAATCGGTTATGGGCCTTTAATGCGGTGCAAGGGAACTCGCTGACGATTCCTGTTTTGGAGAACCTGTTGGCCGACTTGATTCCACAGCGCAGCAGCATGATGCGACTGGACGATGTCGAAGAAGCCGTTTGTCGCGTCTTCGGTGTTGATACCAAGCTGTTGCGTTCGCAATCGAAGTCACGCCGAGCAAGTAACCCGCGAATGCTGGCGATGTGGTTGGCTCGTAAGCACACCGGCGCGGCGTTGTCAGATATCTGCCAACACTTTCACCGTAAGAGCCACAGTACCGTGATCTCGGCTGAGAAGAAGGTCAACAAGTGGCTTTCCGATGAATCGATCGTGCAGATTGCCGATCGTTCGCTGAAAGCCAAAGAAGCCATCGAACTGGCCGAAGCGGAACTACGCACAAGCCGCTAG